In one window of Chloroflexota bacterium DNA:
- a CDS encoding glycosyltransferase family 4 protein, with translation MRIGIVATRLAGVDGVTFETAKWEAVLERMGHEVRLCAGEVDALRYSARLVPAMHFRHPPAARVTSAAFDPDSDPQAVRTEIQRLAGQLLPVLAAWVETERLDLLVIENGWAIPMQLPLGVALHTLVEQTGLPAIGHHHDYWWERERFNRCVVPDLLEASFPPDLPTVRHVSISSLAAAGLQARRGLSSTVVPNVFDFSTPRPPPRPDIRRQLRTELGMSEEGYLIVQPTRVVPRKGIELAIDLVGRLGDPHAVLLITSPAGDEGLDYLISLERRAERAKVNLRYAADRFAPDHEGRPLGPAHSLTDAYLAADLISYPSLYEGFGNALLEAVFYGKPVLVNRYPVFDADIRPLGFRFVEVNGAVTDDTVRTVRSILADPAGQAADAEHNFAIGRKHLGYDRLERALGEVIGSLT, from the coding sequence GTGCGCATCGGTATCGTCGCCACCCGGCTGGCCGGCGTCGACGGCGTGACGTTCGAGACCGCCAAGTGGGAAGCGGTCCTGGAGCGGATGGGCCACGAGGTCCGGCTGTGCGCGGGGGAGGTGGATGCGCTCCGCTACAGCGCTCGGCTGGTCCCGGCCATGCATTTCCGGCACCCGCCCGCGGCGCGCGTGACCTCGGCTGCCTTTGATCCGGACAGCGACCCGCAGGCGGTCCGCACCGAGATCCAGCGCCTGGCCGGCCAGCTGCTGCCGGTCCTCGCCGCGTGGGTCGAAACCGAGCGGCTCGATCTGCTCGTGATCGAAAACGGGTGGGCGATCCCGATGCAGCTGCCGCTGGGGGTCGCTCTGCACACCCTGGTCGAGCAGACCGGTCTGCCCGCCATCGGGCACCACCACGACTACTGGTGGGAGCGCGAGCGGTTCAACCGATGCGTCGTGCCTGACCTCCTGGAGGCATCCTTTCCGCCCGACCTGCCCACGGTTCGGCACGTGAGCATCAGCTCACTGGCCGCGGCCGGCCTCCAGGCGCGGCGCGGCCTGTCGTCGACCGTCGTCCCCAACGTGTTCGACTTCAGCACGCCGCGCCCGCCGCCGCGTCCGGACATCCGCCGCCAGCTCCGGACGGAGCTGGGCATGAGCGAGGAGGGATACCTGATCGTGCAACCCACCCGGGTCGTGCCGCGCAAGGGTATCGAGCTGGCCATCGACCTGGTGGGTCGGTTGGGCGATCCGCACGCCGTCCTGCTCATCACCAGCCCCGCGGGTGACGAGGGCCTCGATTACCTGATCTCGCTCGAGCGGCGAGCGGAGCGGGCCAAGGTCAACCTGCGCTACGCGGCCGACCGCTTTGCACCTGATCACGAGGGCCGGCCGCTGGGTCCTGCGCACTCCCTTACCGACGCGTACCTGGCGGCGGACCTCATCAGCTACCCCAGCCTGTACGAGGGCTTCGGCAACGCGTTGCTGGAGGCGGTCTTCTACGGGAAGCCGGTCCTGGTCAACCGATACCCCGTCTTTGACGCAGACATCCGGCCGCTCGGGTTCCGGTTCGTGGAGGTCAACGGCGCCGTCACCGACGACACGGTCCGGACGGTCCGTTCCATCCTCGCCGACCCCGCCGGACAGGCAGCCGATGCCGAGCACAACTTCGCGATCGGACGCAAGCACCTGGGCTACGACCGGCTCGAACGCGCCCTAGGTGAGGTGATCGGCTCGCTGACCTAG
- the der gene encoding ribosome biogenesis GTPase Der, translating to MSSLPIVAIVGRPNVGKSTLFNRMVGERSAIVEDTAGTTRDRVYGETDWNGRRFMMVDTGGLELEPGTSIEERVQDQARVAIDEADLVLFVVDAAAGLAPLDYEVADRLRKAHRPTILVINKADNVRREAEGAEFYALGFDPAITISAAHGRNTGDLADLIVEHLPPASEAPEAEAAPSVMRDEDDLPTDAELEELAAADIGPPRVAIVGRPNTGKSTLVNRVLGKERMIVSETPGTTRDAVDAEVTVDGEPMVLIDTAGIRRRGSIQRGTEHYSVLRSLKAIDRADVAVVLTDAVEGFTAQDAHVVGHVLEAGKGLVLVINKWDAIEKDDKTADDWLHTLRRDAPYLQWADIVFASGLTGQRVDRILRQARRVAEERYRRVPTAEVNRVVGEAVAAHTPPVARGRQAKILYATQVAVAPPTFVIFVNDPELFHFSYRRYLENQLRDAFGFAGTPIRLRFRARAAGERPRARRTRAAAR from the coding sequence ATGTCATCGCTGCCGATCGTGGCCATCGTCGGGCGCCCGAACGTCGGGAAGAGCACGCTCTTCAACCGGATGGTGGGCGAGCGGTCGGCCATCGTGGAGGACACCGCGGGCACGACCCGCGATCGGGTGTACGGCGAAACAGACTGGAATGGCCGCCGCTTCATGATGGTCGACACCGGAGGATTGGAGCTGGAGCCGGGGACCAGCATCGAGGAGCGCGTTCAGGATCAGGCGCGCGTGGCCATCGATGAAGCGGACCTGGTCCTGTTCGTGGTTGACGCCGCGGCCGGCCTGGCGCCATTGGATTACGAGGTGGCGGATCGGCTTCGCAAGGCACATCGACCCACCATCCTGGTCATCAACAAGGCCGACAACGTGCGGCGCGAGGCCGAGGGCGCCGAGTTCTACGCCCTGGGCTTCGACCCGGCCATCACCATCAGCGCGGCACATGGCCGGAACACCGGCGACCTGGCCGATCTCATCGTCGAGCATCTCCCGCCCGCGTCGGAGGCGCCCGAGGCCGAGGCGGCGCCATCGGTCATGCGTGATGAGGATGACCTCCCGACCGACGCCGAGCTGGAGGAGCTGGCCGCGGCCGATATCGGTCCACCTCGGGTGGCCATCGTGGGACGACCCAACACCGGCAAGTCGACGCTCGTCAACCGGGTGCTGGGCAAGGAGCGGATGATCGTCAGCGAAACTCCCGGCACCACCCGTGATGCGGTCGACGCCGAGGTGACGGTGGATGGCGAGCCGATGGTGTTGATCGACACGGCCGGCATCCGCCGCCGGGGCTCCATTCAGCGCGGCACCGAGCACTACAGCGTGCTCCGCAGCCTGAAGGCCATCGACCGAGCCGACGTGGCCGTGGTCCTGACCGATGCGGTCGAGGGCTTCACCGCACAGGACGCCCACGTGGTGGGCCACGTGCTGGAGGCCGGCAAGGGCCTGGTGCTGGTCATCAATAAATGGGACGCCATCGAGAAGGACGACAAGACCGCCGATGACTGGCTGCACACCCTGCGCCGGGATGCGCCGTACCTCCAATGGGCCGATATCGTGTTCGCCTCGGGACTGACCGGCCAGCGGGTGGATCGCATCCTGCGCCAGGCCCGGCGCGTGGCGGAGGAGCGCTACCGGCGCGTGCCAACCGCCGAGGTCAACCGAGTGGTGGGTGAGGCGGTGGCAGCGCACACGCCTCCGGTGGCCCGCGGCCGCCAGGCGAAGATCCTGTACGCGACCCAGGTGGCGGTGGCGCCCCCCACCTTCGTGATCTTCGTCAACGACCCGGAGCTGTTCCACTTCTCGTACCGGCGCTACCTCGAGAACCAGCTGCGCGACGCGTTCGGCTTTGCCGGAACCCCGATCCGCCTCCGCTTCCGCGCCCGCGCCGCCGGGGAGCGACCCCGCGCCCGCAGAACCCGAGCCGCCGCTCGCTAG
- a CDS encoding NAD(P)H-dependent glycerol-3-phosphate dehydrogenase has protein sequence MAERIAVIGAGAWGTTLARLLAAADHSVTLWAHRPEAAEEMARDRENRRYLPEHPFPPGLLVTGDAGELKTPHRLYVLAVPSAHARETLRRVAGELAPRTPFLSVVKGIEAGTQARMSEVLGEEAPGRGVSVLSGPNLAGEVASGLPAGTVVASSDPALAAEVAALLGSDQFRVYTNPDVVGVELGGALKNVIALAAGMADGLRMGDSGKAAIVTRGLAEITRLGVAAGADPRTFAGLAGVGDLIATCMSQLSRNRRAGELLATNMAWADIAAELGGVAEGETTVTGALALAARHGVEMPIAEQVDAVIHRGRPPLEAMAMLMARAQKDELTGREA, from the coding sequence ATGGCGGAGCGGATCGCGGTCATCGGGGCCGGGGCGTGGGGGACGACCCTGGCCCGCTTGCTGGCCGCCGCCGATCACTCCGTCACCCTGTGGGCCCACCGGCCGGAGGCCGCTGAGGAGATGGCGCGCGATCGGGAGAACCGCCGCTACCTCCCGGAGCACCCATTCCCGCCGGGCCTGCTCGTCACCGGTGACGCCGGCGAGCTGAAAACCCCGCATCGGCTCTACGTGCTCGCCGTCCCGTCGGCGCACGCGCGAGAGACCCTGCGCCGCGTTGCAGGCGAGCTCGCGCCTAGGACGCCGTTCCTGTCGGTAGTGAAGGGGATCGAGGCCGGGACCCAGGCCCGGATGAGCGAGGTCCTCGGGGAGGAGGCGCCCGGGCGGGGCGTGTCGGTGCTGTCGGGCCCGAACCTGGCCGGGGAAGTCGCGTCCGGCCTGCCCGCCGGGACGGTTGTCGCATCTTCTGATCCCGCGCTGGCGGCCGAGGTTGCCGCCCTGCTCGGGTCGGACCAGTTTCGCGTCTACACCAACCCCGACGTCGTGGGCGTGGAGCTGGGCGGGGCGCTGAAGAACGTCATTGCCCTGGCGGCGGGTATGGCCGATGGCCTGCGGATGGGGGACAGCGGCAAGGCGGCCATCGTCACCCGCGGGCTGGCCGAGATCACGCGGCTGGGCGTCGCCGCCGGCGCCGACCCACGCACCTTCGCCGGGCTGGCCGGGGTGGGCGACCTGATCGCCACCTGCATGAGCCAGCTGTCGCGCAACCGGCGGGCAGGCGAGCTGCTGGCCACGAACATGGCCTGGGCCGACATCGCGGCCGAGCTGGGCGGCGTGGCCGAGGGCGAGACCACGGTCACCGGCGCCCTGGCCTTGGCGGCCCGGCACGGGGTCGAGATGCCAATAGCCGAGCAGGTGGATGCGGTCATCCACCGCGGCCGCCCTCCGCTCGAGGCAATGGCAATGTTGATGGCCCGCGCCCAGAAGGACGAGCTGACTGGGCGAGAGGCGTAG
- a CDS encoding phage holin family protein, translating into MGFLIAVLVNAVALWAAVQVLDGLDFSGDPIQWLILALIFGLVNAIVKPVLKILTFPITIVTLGLFLLVLNAAMLYLTSWLAAQIGLTFTIAGILDAILGAIVIAIVGMVLSYALGAMGVD; encoded by the coding sequence ATGGGATTCCTGATTGCGGTTCTGGTCAACGCCGTGGCCCTCTGGGCGGCCGTGCAGGTGCTCGACGGACTGGACTTCTCGGGCGATCCGATCCAGTGGCTGATCCTGGCCCTGATCTTCGGCCTGGTGAACGCGATCGTGAAACCGGTCCTCAAGATCCTCACCTTCCCGATCACTATCGTCACGCTGGGCCTGTTCCTGCTGGTCCTGAACGCGGCGATGCTGTACCTGACCAGCTGGCTGGCCGCCCAGATCGGTCTGACCTTCACGATTGCCGGGATCCTGGACGCCATCCTGGGCGCCATCGTGATCGCCATCGTCGGGATGGTCCTCAGCTACGCGCTGGGAGCGATGGGCGTCGACTGA
- a CDS encoding DUF1461 domain-containing protein → MPAPPRVAFLFAFWVGVLTALTGPLALVNPLFIGWLQDRHDVADKLQRSQDELDRINGEIVWDIISGGEFAVAFANGRAVLDASERSHMDDVSRLVRILVILELVAVAFAAWGGRLLMTEARRLGRMLIYGAGGVGAATLAIGAFAVLAWDSAFTLFHELLFPPGTWTFPADSSLIQLYPPEFWFDAAMAAGALILITAATLSYAGWRRIREDDPRPTC, encoded by the coding sequence GTGCCCGCCCCACCTCGCGTCGCGTTCCTGTTCGCCTTCTGGGTGGGGGTGCTGACCGCACTGACCGGTCCGCTGGCCCTCGTCAACCCGCTGTTCATCGGCTGGCTGCAGGACCGCCACGACGTGGCAGACAAGCTGCAGCGGTCCCAGGACGAGCTGGACCGCATCAACGGCGAGATCGTGTGGGACATCATTTCGGGAGGTGAGTTCGCCGTCGCGTTCGCGAACGGAAGGGCGGTCCTGGATGCGTCGGAGCGTTCGCACATGGACGACGTCAGCCGCCTGGTCCGGATCCTGGTCATCCTGGAACTGGTGGCAGTCGCGTTCGCGGCATGGGGCGGCCGGCTGCTCATGACCGAGGCTCGTCGCCTTGGGCGCATGCTGATCTACGGGGCGGGCGGCGTGGGGGCGGCGACCCTGGCGATCGGCGCATTCGCGGTTCTGGCTTGGGACAGCGCCTTCACGCTCTTCCACGAGCTGCTCTTCCCGCCGGGGACCTGGACCTTTCCCGCCGACTCCTCCCTGATCCAGCTCTACCCGCCCGAGTTCTGGTTCGACGCGGCCATGGCGGCTGGTGCGTTGATCCTGATCACCGCCGCCACCCTGTCCTACGCGGGCTGGCGCCGGATCCGCGAGGACGACCCCCGACCAACGTGCTGA
- the glp gene encoding gephyrin-like molybdotransferase Glp produces MLSVEEARERLLGMAPEPRVETVQLADALGRALDVAVIEALIDVPPFANAAMDGFAVRAADLPGRLPVTGEVAAGAREWPSVQPGAAIRISTGAPLPPGADTVVPLERASEADGVIEVTEPIPAGSDVRAAGHDTRAGEAVHLPNPLTPAGIGVLASLGVAEVLVRARPRVAIVSSGEELVAPGTSLEPGQIYDANAPSLAAAIAEAGGEPILRGHVGDDPDTVARALTDASADADVVLTSGGVSVGRHDHVRGAIERLGRLDFWRIAMQPGKPLAVGVVTGRPVIGLPGNPVSALVVTELLVRPLIRAVLGLTGDGRFHVEAVLDEDLRKDPERTAYLRVRLRQTDAGWAARPAGGQLSSQLRALAAANGLLVVPAGETAGRAGQSYETILLGEPDPAEDR; encoded by the coding sequence GTGCTGAGCGTCGAGGAGGCCCGCGAGCGGCTGTTGGGCATGGCGCCCGAGCCACGAGTTGAGACGGTTCAGCTGGCAGACGCACTCGGCCGCGCGCTCGATGTCGCGGTGATCGAGGCACTCATCGACGTCCCGCCGTTCGCGAACGCGGCCATGGACGGCTTCGCGGTGCGCGCCGCCGACCTGCCGGGTCGGCTGCCCGTGACTGGGGAGGTCGCGGCCGGAGCCCGAGAATGGCCATCCGTCCAGCCCGGGGCCGCCATTCGCATCTCGACGGGCGCACCACTTCCGCCGGGTGCGGACACGGTTGTCCCGCTCGAGCGGGCCTCGGAGGCCGACGGGGTCATCGAGGTCACCGAACCGATCCCGGCAGGCTCCGACGTTCGTGCCGCCGGCCACGACACGCGCGCCGGCGAGGCGGTTCATCTGCCGAATCCGCTCACTCCGGCGGGAATCGGGGTCCTCGCTTCGCTGGGCGTGGCCGAGGTCCTGGTTCGCGCCCGACCCCGGGTTGCCATAGTCTCGAGCGGCGAGGAACTCGTCGCGCCGGGGACGTCGCTCGAGCCCGGCCAGATCTACGACGCCAATGCGCCGTCCTTGGCCGCCGCCATCGCCGAAGCCGGGGGTGAGCCGATCCTGAGGGGCCATGTCGGTGACGACCCGGACACAGTGGCCCGAGCCCTGACCGATGCGTCTGCGGACGCAGATGTGGTCCTCACCTCGGGCGGGGTCAGCGTGGGCCGCCACGACCATGTTCGCGGCGCGATCGAGCGCCTGGGCCGTCTCGACTTCTGGCGCATCGCCATGCAACCCGGCAAGCCGCTCGCGGTGGGAGTCGTGACCGGCCGGCCCGTGATCGGGCTTCCGGGGAACCCGGTCAGCGCGCTCGTGGTCACGGAGCTCCTGGTGCGGCCCCTCATCCGGGCCGTCCTTGGCCTGACCGGGGATGGTCGTTTCCACGTCGAGGCAGTGCTGGACGAGGACCTCCGCAAGGACCCGGAGCGCACGGCCTACCTGCGCGTAAGGTTGCGCCAGACCGATGCCGGCTGGGCTGCCCGCCCAGCCGGTGGTCAGCTGTCGTCGCAGCTGCGGGCTTTGGCCGCCGCAAACGGCCTGTTGGTGGTTCCCGCGGGCGAGACCGCTGGACGAGCCGGCCAATCGTACGAGACGATCCTGCTGGGAGAACCCGACCCCGCGGAGGACCGATGA
- the moaCB gene encoding bifunctional molybdenum cofactor biosynthesis protein MoaC/MoaB, translated as MKPSHLDPDGAPQMVDVGDKPVTARRAVAEATVRMRPEVLATLLDAGGPKGDALVVARLAGIAAAKRTPELIPLAHPIPLDVVEIEPIADRDAGTLTFRAEVRATARTGVEMEALTAAAVAALAVYDMAKALQRDIVIEHVRLLEKSGGRSGDYRAAEAPAPAPEPPLAVAAPPEAVVVVVSTRAAAGTRPDTVGPQLVGRLAAEGWTVSPEPIVIADDESNLGRLLGELADRGYRLILTTGGTGLTPTDRTPEATNRAADRLVPGLAELMRSAGLASTPQAALSRGVVAVRAATLIVNLPGSPAGAMESLEAVLPVLRHASDQLRGGDHH; from the coding sequence ATGAAGCCATCCCATCTGGACCCGGACGGCGCGCCACAAATGGTCGACGTGGGCGACAAGCCCGTCACCGCTCGCCGGGCGGTCGCGGAGGCAACCGTGCGGATGCGGCCCGAAGTCCTGGCCACGCTGCTCGACGCCGGAGGGCCAAAGGGGGACGCGTTGGTGGTGGCTCGTCTGGCGGGCATTGCGGCCGCCAAGCGGACTCCCGAGCTCATCCCGCTGGCCCACCCGATCCCGCTCGACGTGGTGGAGATCGAGCCGATCGCGGACCGAGACGCGGGCACCCTGACCTTCCGGGCCGAGGTCCGGGCCACGGCACGCACCGGGGTGGAGATGGAAGCGTTGACCGCGGCCGCCGTGGCCGCGCTGGCCGTGTACGACATGGCCAAGGCTCTCCAGCGCGACATCGTCATCGAGCACGTCCGTCTGCTCGAGAAGTCGGGCGGTCGCAGCGGGGACTACCGCGCCGCTGAAGCCCCAGCGCCCGCGCCGGAGCCGCCTCTGGCCGTCGCTGCCCCGCCCGAGGCGGTGGTCGTCGTTGTGAGCACCCGGGCAGCAGCCGGGACGCGCCCCGACACGGTTGGACCCCAGCTCGTGGGGCGGTTGGCGGCGGAGGGCTGGACGGTGTCGCCCGAACCGATCGTGATTGCAGACGACGAGTCAAACCTGGGCCGTCTGCTGGGGGAGCTGGCGGATAGGGGCTATCGGCTCATCCTGACCACCGGCGGGACGGGTCTCACCCCCACCGACCGCACCCCTGAGGCGACAAACCGCGCCGCGGACCGGCTCGTGCCGGGCCTGGCCGAGCTCATGCGGAGCGCCGGGCTGGCCTCCACCCCGCAGGCCGCCCTCTCGCGCGGGGTTGTGGCTGTGCGCGCCGCGACCCTGATCGTCAACCTGCCGGGATCGCCGGCCGGAGCCATGGAATCGCTGGAGGCGGTGCTGCCGGTTTTACGCCACGCCAGCGATCAGCTGAGAGGCGGCGACCACCACTGA
- a CDS encoding (Fe-S)-binding protein, with product MPPNPPELPYYPLIVVPLLAAIFLFWRRARLHMAVLRAGKPLGRMDKPRERIWGVLRYVIAQERLLRDPVPGLMHAFVFWGFLVLLVTTGNYLLNGLVEAIVTAIPLVGGLLWALAIFGANAFIGLVLVGIGYSAFRRIVIRPARLALSKDAFVILGLIGLVVLTEAFADAFGYVLEPNNPTRIVAVIAGPLSLPLELFGTNVAAVGFGVFAWAHVLSVMAFGTYLPYSKHLHIISSEPNVYLRNLEPLGALRKMDLEAEPPANGGATFGAAALRDLTWRHLLDPLACTECGRCMEFCPASMSGKTLSPKHLMEGLRDQIVAAETALGAAAGAQRAAKGGANGGPEASDHSLSLARQRALDAMSLPLVDNAIPEEAVWQCTTCGWCVEGCPVLIEHVDTIVEIRRNLVLEESRFPRELQAAFRNMETAGNPWGQPRSARLDWAKGLDVSVLGQPNGQTDGEAVAESESAPEGILYWVGCAGAFDERNRKVVRAMAALLRQAGIPFSVLGSGETCSGDPARRAGNEYLFQILAEENVATLTNAHNEHGIRTVVASCPHCFNTIRNEYPQFGLSGIEVIHHTQLLETLLADGRLKPVFGVSHRAIAYHDACYLGRYNDVYEPGRRVVEGVPGNEVVEMDLHHRRGMCCGAGGARMWMEEHEGRRINHVRTEQALGTGAAAIATACPFCLVMLRDGTNDLGREDVPVRDVAELLADATGVWIRDAAATAEAARLT from the coding sequence ATGCCGCCCAATCCGCCGGAGCTCCCGTATTACCCGCTGATCGTCGTTCCGCTGCTGGCGGCCATCTTCCTGTTCTGGCGGCGCGCCCGGCTCCACATGGCCGTTCTGCGGGCCGGGAAGCCGCTCGGACGCATGGACAAGCCCAGGGAACGCATCTGGGGCGTCCTGCGCTACGTCATTGCGCAGGAACGCCTGCTGCGCGACCCGGTCCCGGGCCTCATGCACGCCTTCGTGTTCTGGGGCTTCCTGGTCCTGCTGGTCACCACCGGCAACTACCTCCTCAACGGTCTGGTCGAGGCCATCGTGACCGCCATCCCGCTCGTCGGCGGCCTGCTGTGGGCGCTCGCCATCTTTGGCGCGAATGCGTTCATCGGGCTGGTGCTGGTCGGGATCGGCTATTCGGCATTCCGGCGCATCGTCATCCGCCCCGCGCGGTTGGCGCTCAGCAAGGACGCCTTCGTGATCCTGGGCCTCATCGGCCTGGTCGTGCTCACCGAAGCCTTCGCCGACGCCTTCGGCTATGTGCTGGAGCCGAACAACCCGACCCGCATCGTGGCCGTGATCGCCGGGCCGCTGAGCCTCCCGCTGGAGCTGTTCGGCACCAACGTCGCGGCGGTCGGCTTCGGCGTCTTCGCGTGGGCCCACGTGCTGTCCGTCATGGCCTTCGGAACCTACCTGCCGTACAGCAAGCACCTCCACATCATCAGCAGCGAGCCGAACGTCTACCTGCGCAACCTCGAGCCACTCGGCGCGCTGCGCAAGATGGACCTCGAGGCCGAGCCGCCGGCCAACGGGGGCGCCACCTTCGGGGCCGCGGCCCTGCGCGACCTGACCTGGCGCCACCTGCTCGACCCGCTGGCCTGCACCGAGTGCGGGCGCTGCATGGAGTTCTGTCCGGCTTCGATGAGCGGCAAGACGCTGTCACCCAAACACCTTATGGAGGGCCTGCGCGACCAGATCGTGGCTGCCGAGACCGCGCTCGGTGCCGCGGCCGGTGCTCAGCGTGCGGCTAAAGGCGGCGCCAACGGGGGACCGGAGGCATCGGACCACTCGCTGTCCCTGGCCCGCCAGCGCGCGCTCGACGCAATGAGCCTGCCCCTGGTCGACAACGCCATCCCGGAGGAGGCGGTTTGGCAGTGCACGACGTGCGGGTGGTGCGTCGAGGGGTGCCCGGTGCTCATCGAGCACGTCGACACCATCGTCGAGATCCGCCGCAACCTGGTTTTGGAAGAGAGCCGCTTCCCGCGCGAGCTCCAGGCCGCGTTCCGGAACATGGAGACCGCCGGCAACCCGTGGGGCCAGCCGCGGTCGGCGCGGCTGGACTGGGCCAAGGGCCTCGACGTATCGGTCCTGGGACAGCCGAACGGACAGACCGATGGAGAGGCCGTAGCCGAGTCCGAATCTGCACCCGAGGGAATCCTGTACTGGGTCGGCTGCGCCGGAGCGTTCGACGAACGGAACCGCAAGGTGGTGCGCGCCATGGCCGCTCTGCTGCGGCAGGCCGGCATCCCGTTCTCGGTGCTCGGATCAGGGGAGACGTGCAGCGGTGATCCCGCCCGTCGGGCGGGCAACGAGTACCTGTTCCAGATCCTGGCCGAGGAGAACGTGGCGACCCTCACCAACGCCCACAACGAGCATGGGATTCGGACCGTGGTCGCGTCCTGCCCGCATTGTTTCAACACCATTCGCAACGAATACCCGCAGTTCGGGCTGAGCGGGATCGAGGTCATCCACCACACCCAGCTCCTCGAAACCCTGCTCGCCGACGGGCGGCTCAAGCCGGTGTTCGGTGTCAGCCACCGGGCCATCGCCTACCACGATGCCTGCTATCTGGGTCGCTACAACGACGTGTACGAGCCGGGCCGGCGGGTGGTCGAGGGCGTGCCGGGCAACGAGGTGGTCGAGATGGACCTCCATCATCGGCGCGGAATGTGCTGCGGTGCGGGCGGGGCCCGGATGTGGATGGAGGAGCACGAGGGTCGGCGCATCAACCACGTCCGCACCGAGCAGGCGCTCGGCACCGGGGCCGCGGCCATCGCCACCGCGTGCCCGTTCTGCCTGGTCATGCTCCGCGACGGGACCAACGACCTCGGGCGCGAGGACGTGCCGGTCCGAGACGTGGCCGAGCTGCTGGCGGATGCCACCGGGGTCTGGATCCGTGACGCGGCTGCCACGGCCGAAGCCGCCCGCCTGACCTGA
- a CDS encoding aspartate aminotransferase family protein, giving the protein MALTQTSRINRQRLAQLAAREQASYRERTAKSRALLERAKQSLPMGVASSFQVYDPYPTFMSEARGSRIWDADGNEYIDFDMAFGVLAAGHSHPEVVEAVRERVGRGTIFTFPSEEGAVAAEEIRRRFGMDLVRFGNSGTEVTMDALRIARGFTGRDKIVKFEGGYHGHHDDVLISILPPAELMGPVDAPNSVPASAGIPRSRLEDTVVAPFNNADALEAILERHRGEIAAIIVEPIQYNIGVVPPLPGFLERVRELATTHGAVLIFDEVKTGVVIAYGGGTQRFGVQPDMVCLAKSIGGGLPVAAIAGRDAVMRVVESGATTTSLGAADHVAHQGTYNGNPVSMAATVATLTRVLIPDVYPELERLGDRLRSECQAVLEEHHLPGYAINVGAKGAVLFSSKRVTNYRDFIGLDEELWTAFYFFLANRGILLPPGPDEQWTLSVAHTDADIDRHVEVFREFARELSG; this is encoded by the coding sequence ATGGCACTGACCCAGACGAGCCGCATCAACCGCCAGCGCCTCGCCCAGCTGGCCGCGCGCGAGCAGGCGTCCTACCGCGAGCGGACCGCGAAGAGCCGGGCCCTACTGGAGCGGGCCAAGCAGTCGCTCCCGATGGGGGTGGCCAGCTCGTTCCAGGTCTACGACCCGTACCCGACGTTCATGAGCGAGGCCCGCGGGTCACGCATCTGGGACGCGGATGGCAACGAGTACATCGACTTCGACATGGCCTTTGGGGTCCTCGCCGCCGGCCACAGCCACCCCGAGGTCGTGGAGGCCGTCCGCGAGCGTGTCGGCCGGGGCACGATCTTCACCTTCCCGTCCGAGGAGGGGGCGGTGGCCGCCGAGGAGATCCGCCGCCGCTTCGGGATGGACCTGGTCCGCTTCGGCAACTCGGGGACCGAGGTCACGATGGATGCCCTCCGCATCGCCCGCGGGTTCACTGGCCGCGACAAGATCGTGAAGTTCGAGGGCGGATATCACGGCCATCACGATGACGTCCTGATCAGCATCCTGCCCCCGGCCGAGCTCATGGGCCCGGTCGACGCCCCGAACTCGGTGCCCGCCTCGGCCGGCATCCCCCGGTCACGCCTCGAGGACACCGTGGTCGCGCCGTTCAACAATGCCGACGCGCTGGAGGCCATCCTCGAGCGCCACCGCGGTGAGATCGCGGCCATCATCGTCGAGCCCATCCAGTACAACATCGGGGTCGTCCCGCCGCTTCCCGGGTTCCTGGAGCGCGTCCGCGAGCTGGCCACCACCCACGGGGCGGTCCTCATCTTCGACGAAGTGAAGACCGGAGTCGTGATCGCCTACGGCGGCGGCACCCAACGCTTCGGGGTCCAGCCCGACATGGTGTGCCTGGCCAAGAGCATCGGCGGCGGGCTCCCGGTGGCGGCCATCGCCGGTCGCGATGCCGTCATGCGCGTGGTGGAGAGCGGTGCCACCACGACCAGTCTTGGTGCTGCCGACCACGTGGCCCACCAGGGCACCTACAACGGCAACCCGGTGTCCATGGCGGCCACCGTGGCGACCTTGACCCGAGTCCTGATCCCGGACGTGTATCCGGAGCTGGAGCGGCTGGGCGACCGGCTTCGGTCCGAGTGCCAGGCGGTCCTCGAGGAGCACCACCTGCCCGGTTACGCGATCAACGTCGGCGCCAAGGGCGCGGTCCTGTTCAGCTCCAAGCGGGTGACGAACTACCGCGACTTCATCGGCCTCGACGAGGAGCTGTGGACCGCGTTCTACTTCTTCCTGGCCAATCGCGGCATCCTCCTGCCTCCGGGGCCGGATGAGCAGTGGACCCTGTCGGTGGCGCACACGGATGCGGACATCGACCGGCACGTGGAGGTGTTCCGGGAGTTCGCCCGCGAGCTGAGCGGCTGA